In Mytilus edulis chromosome 7, xbMytEdul2.2, whole genome shotgun sequence, a single genomic region encodes these proteins:
- the LOC139482008 gene encoding uncharacterized protein, whose product MNIQNTDNEASNEYRVKTLRVFGGIQIGIGVLCGILSFAGVIIDSVNLSKNCDYNDNSNYNYDDYYYRCDWYYYASPLLAFDIVCVIFSGWFILTGTFPFCMTPRRQSRWKCLKIAFMVCCIVGAATFVPTVFSLGVVGAIFRAEYKSGAAVLSSIIALLGFVELVIAIVASSFCCCCSSFGSSERTFVYITAGPQTNVLGMPNTQIIQTVPGQNVSAAHTGVYPAGMMTQQYPVSTPQFTAAAPGQGVNNQSPPPPPYKI is encoded by the exons ATGAATATACAGAATACAGATAACGAAGCCTCCAACGAATATCGAGTGAAGACGCTGAGGGTGTTTGGCGGAATACAGATTGGGATTGGTGTATTATGTGGCATTCTAAGTTTTGCTGGAGTTATCATTGACAGTGTAAATCTGAGTAAAAATTGTGATTACAATGATAACTCTAATTACAATTATGATGATTATTACTATCGGTGTGATTGGTATTACTATGCATCACCACTCCTTGCTTTCGATATAGTTTGTGTCATTTTTTCCGGATGG tttataCTGACAGGAACTTTTCCATTTTGCATGACCCCAAGGCGTCAAAGTCGCTGGAAATGTTTG AAAATTGCGTTCATGGTTTGTTGTATTGTTGGGGCAGCGACATTTGTACCAACAGTATTTAGTTTGGGAGTTGTCGGAGCGATTTTC cGAGCAGAATATAAAAGTGGTGCTGCAGTGTTGTCGTCTATCATTGCACTGTTGGGTTTTGTTGAATTGGTCATAGCCATAGTTGCATCGTCATTCTGCTGTTGCTGCTCATCCTTTGGTTCATCAGAG AGAACATTCGTGTACATCACTGCCGGACCGCAAACAAATGTACTTGGAATGCCAAATACCCAAATTATTCAGACTGTACCCGGACAGAACGTATCTGCCGCGCATACTGGTGTTTATCCTGCAGGAATGATGACGCAACAATATCCTGTTTCTACACCTCAGTTTACAGCTGCTGCTCCAGGTCAAGGAGTCAATAATCAATCACCACCACCACCACCTTACAAGATATAA